GTTTGTCTCAGATAACGCTGTGGGATTGGTTAGGGAATTGAAGCAGCAACCTGGTAAGGACATTTGGCTCTGCGGTGGTGGCGATTTAGCTACAATGCTTTCAGGTGAAATCGACGAGATAATCCTGAAGGTACATCCGATACTTCTCGGCTCAGGCATTCCACTTTTTTCTGGTGCGATCGAGCAGACTTCACTGGAACTTACCGACAGCAAGATCTACAGTAACGGTTTCATGTTGCTGCACTATCGAGTGAAAAAGTAACTCCTATAACTTAAAGATTTTTTTTCGTCTAGGTTCAAAGGAGAGAGGAATTAATACCGGACTGGGTAAGGAAACAAAAGAATTGTGGATCTACTAAAACCCAATCCGTAGTTATGCTTTTTTGGTAGCACGCAAGTATCTGAGATACTTCATAATTCTAGCAAAAAATAGTCTCAAAAAAGCTATTTTGCTTTGCCATCCAGGATATTTGCGTATCAGATACCATGTGGCTGATGGACTTAACCATATGCCATAGCATTTTTGTAAGTGTTTAGCTAATGCCACTCCCTCAAGTGAATCTGCTAATTTGTCAACTACTTTCAGGCTAGGCGGTAACTTGTTAAGATTCGCCGTTCGATCGCTGTGTAAGTTGATCCAGTGTGGTTCTCCACCTTTGTTGTATGTTTTTGCTTCCGGATGCCCGCAACCAATGTTATGTACAAAAGACACCATCGGTGTAATGTGTACATATTTTTTGTACAAACATGCCAAAGTCAGAGTTATTACCCAATCTTTTTTATGATTGTTTTCTAGAAAAAATTGATTAACAATTGTATATTTTGTTTGGATTGTTGCAGGTATTTTATAATAGTTCCCAAAAGGGTTATACCCCTGTTTATACTTAGCAAGATTCAAATCATGCCAACGATCTGCCCAGGTTCCCAAACCTAAAGCAAATACTCGTTGTGATACCATAAAATCTTCTTGAATGACTTGATTCAAGCCTTGAGGAAAATTTGCATAGGCTGTAACTGAAAACACTTGAGGAAAATCACGATAAGCTACTAACAGACGACACATTCTGTCATAAAAATAAGGATTGGGAACAACGTCATCTTCTAAGTATATCGCAGCAGAAAAATGATTAAAAACTTGAGTGAGGGCAGTAACTGCATTGACATCACAGCCTAAATTATGCGATCGAGATATAATATCAACGGGAATAGTATTGGAAAATCCTTGCAGTAAATTAATAGATTTTTTTATCAATTTTTTGTCTTTTTCATTCCGCGCTCCATCAATGAAAGCCAGAATTTTTTTGGGCTTTAATGTTTGTTTGGCTAGGGCTGATAGAACTTGTTCTAGTAGATCGGGGCGAGTAAAAGTCAGTAGAACAATAGGTGGTAAATCTTTTGGCAGTTCTACTTCATTTAAAGATAAAGGAAGTTTGAGTTTTTGATTAGTGTAAGTGGTCATTTTTTTGGAATATATATCTAAACAGTTCAACCAAGTCGTGTTGCAGCACATTGTCAACCATCCGAATTCACTGATTGTGGAACTCGGTGCTGGTCTGTCTACTCTTTACTCAGTTCGGCGCAGGTAAATAAAGATTTATCCCAAAGGCTTACCTGCTCTATCTCCTGCGATTTTTTAGTTCCGTCGAACTCACGTTATTGACTATCGATCTAACCTAAGTACATCCCGTACTGCTGCCAATAATAAACTATCAAATATCAACGTAAATTAAGTCAGTCTTTAGAAGGATGCCGCGAGCAGATATTAGGTTTTTTGTAAGAAATTATACTTAGTAATGAAGACTAAAGAAAAGTTCATTAAGATGAACTGATAAAACCAGGAAGGCTCTTGGTGTTTTGCCTCTGAATGCTTAATTTAAATAGTTTAGGAATTTGCAAAGGAACCGTGCGATCCTCTGTACCGTGGACAGTCAGCACGGGTGGGTCATTCGAGGTCACGTATATGCGATCACAGCAATGGTTGCAATCGCTCAATCCAGTCACGCCGCACGTCCGATTCCATCCATTTTTTGAGATTAATGTAGCTCTATTTCAGCTATACCCACAGCGTTGGTCTTTTCTTCTAAACTTGCTTTCTTGGATTCCTTCGATCCGAAATAGTTATTTAATTGTTGAGACCAAGATAGAGCCATTGTTGTCAGTAGGTGCAGGTAAATAAATATTTATCACAAAGACTTACCTGCTCTACCTCCTGCTATTTTTTAGTTCTGTCGAACTCACGTTATTGACTATTGATCTAACCAGTTAAGCAGCCCAAGTGAAGTAGCGCCTCCTACAAGGTGAGCCCCAATTAGATTGATGTTTGCCAAAACTACAAAAAGATCTAGGGAACGAATGACATTTTCAGGTCTGTAGACTGCCACTCCTTGAGGTAGAGCTAAAGCTTTCGATACTACAGCAATAACGGTTACTTCAGATGCTAAAAAAGCTAACAATAGCCCTATCAAACTGACGATTAATCCAATGCGTAATACTTGAATTACGTCCTCTTTGCTTGGATGTAGTTCGCGGTTAGGGGACTGTAAAAGTTTATCTAAACGCCTGTAGCGGTTCACCCAATAGAGCCTGAAACACAGCACTAAAATTCCAATAATACCAAAAAAGACTCCAAACCCCATGACCGAATTCGTCGTTGTTTGAACAGTGGAACTACGGCTAAATATTGCCAAGAACAAAGCCAAGCTAGAAACAGCGCCTAGTGCTAACTGTATCCAGAAGCTAATCGGCCTTACTACGTGAAAAGTAGCTGCAAATTTTTGCTTAGTTGGTACAGGTAGGTATGAATTCAACTCATTTGACATATTCTTTCTCCTTAAGCCTGATAAACTATCTTTTGATTTTTGAAAACAGTCTTACTTCAGTAATTTTGGGCTTGGCATAGCGCCTTAAGTAGTTAACAATTTTCTACTTTTTAAAGAGATAGCATCTGGTAATTTCTCTAGTTTGACTGTGATAATTTGGGTTAAACCATTGTAGTTATCCAAAATTGACCAACCTGAGTCCCGATGTGGTGTTTTCATCACCAAAAGTTGTATTTTTTGCAATAAAACCGCCTCGTGACCTGCTGACTCGGAGAGCCTATAAAGTTAATTAATTGGTAAATGTTTGTCAATTTTGAACAAGTTTTTCCCAAGGGAGTTGGGAGCTACAGCTAAAATTAAGACTCCTCGCTCCTGATTGACTTGAAAATCAAGATTACTTTGGTTGATTTCCTGTTAAATTTCCAGTGTTAGCTCAATCAGCCGCACACCTATATATGGATGTTCGACTCGATATGTGATTAATTAATTAGCAACTTGTCTAGCTTCTCTGTCTCTAAGATAAGTACATCCTGCACTGCTGCCAATAGACATCTCCAGAAATTAATTATGTATTACCCGAAAGTCTTGGTAGGGGCGCAAGGCGTTGCGCCCTTACATCTTTTCCACCAGAAGTCTAATAATAAACTATCAAATATTAACGCAAGTCAAGTCAGTCTCTAGAAAGATCTAGCGAGCAGACATTTTTTTATTCTAAGTAGCAAGCTGGGGCGAGTGCTCCGAAGTACCGCATTCCCAAAAGATAACCTAACTAGTGCAATTAATGATTACAAAGAAGTTGAGAATTGGTCTTAATGCGATCGCAATCGCACTTTGGTCATTAAGGAAATATTGGGTTGCTTAAGCGTTGTTTAAGATCGCGGATGGCGGCGCTGGTGTTGCGATCGTAGGCAACTTGAACGCATCGGGCGATTGCGCTTAGCAAATCAAAGTCTGGAAAATAGCGGCTCTGAGTTTGGAGTTGGTAATCGGTTTCTTGCAACTGGTAAATCAATGGCTGTTGATTTTTGAGGAGCCAAACTTCAGGAACTCGATAGGGTAGATAATCGCCCACATCGGAATAACTGGTGACATCAATTTCGATGACTAAATCTGGAGGGGGATCTTGTCGCCAGTCGATACGTTTTTTCCCAGAGATCGCTTGCCAGTTGTCGATGTAGAAACAATAATCTGGCTCAATCCCACTCTCTTGGGGCAAAGCCATGGTCACAGGTGTAAACGCATCATACTCCCGCCCATCGCGATCCAATAGTGCTTTCACAATATCGGCGATTAAATTGGCATCGCGTCCATGCACTGGTAAGGGCGACATCAGCAAGACTTCTCCATTGCGATACTTGAGGCGTGGAAGCGATCCATCCCCCCTCTGGTCACACAAACTCTGATATTCTTGCCAGGTGGCAAGTAAGCGCACTACCGACCCCGGTGGTAATTGGATTTTTTCGGGTGAGATAAGGGCAAACATTGCTAGTGGGTCTCTTTTACGGCGGCTTAATGCAATAATAACGAAGTTTGGATTATTTTACTCTTGGTGCTCATAAGTTCATTGGCACTCCCTAGGAGTCCTTGCTTATCAAAAAATGTTGAGCGATCGCGTTGGCTTGGGCGAAGATGTATTGGTTTAATTCTCGCTCTCGCAGAATTTGTTCGTTTAGCGCAAGGGCTTGAAGCTGTGGCATGATAAAAGGAGATTGTGTTTTTTTGAAGGCGATCGCTCGTTCCGCTAAGAAGTACGCGATCGCCTTTGTCATTTTCTCTGTTTTATCGATTAAGCGTTTAGATTATGTGAGTAAATTAAGGAGATGAGTTGTTTGCAAATTCGCGAAGATGATCTGACAGGTAAAAAGATCGCTGACTTTCTCCGTGAACATCTCGAAAATATGAATGAGATTACACCGCCAGAAAGCGTTCATGCTCTTGATTTAGAGGCATTGCGATCGCCCGATATTACCTTCTGGTCGGCTTGGGAGGGAGCGGAATTACTCGGATGCGGGGCACTGAAAGAACTAGACTCAAGAAGTGGTGAAGTCAAATCAATGCGTACCGCCAAGGCACACCGCAATAGGGGTGTCGCCTCAAAGATTCTTGAACACATCATTAAAAAAGCCGACCTGCGTGCTTACGATTGCCTGTATTTGGAAACAGGGGCAATGCCAGAGTTCGCCCCGGCACGGGCCTTGTACATACGGTATGGGTTCGAGTATCGAGGTCCCTTCGCTGAATACATTGACGACCCGAATAGCGTGTTTATGGCGAAAAAGCTCGCTCGATCTGCTTCTAGAAATGATTAGCACAGTACGTCATTGAATTTCTATTTGGAGACATTTACTCCCTTCACTGGTCACTGGTCACTGGTCACTGGTCACTGGTCACTGGTCACTGGTCACTCTTAAGTTCGCAACCGATAACCCATTCCCCTGATAGTCTCAATCCGCTCGCTTCCCAATTTCTTCCGCAAGTGACCCACATAAACATCAACAATATTTGACCCTGGATCGTAGTCATAACCCCAAATGCGGTTAAGTAACTGTTCTCGACTCATAACCTGCATCGGGTGACGTAAAAACACTTCTGCCAAAATAAATTCACGAGTGGAAAGTTCTACCAACCTATCTCCCACCCAAACTTCTCGTGCGATCAAATTTAGAGCAATATTACCAACTCTCAAAATAGTTTCTTCCTTCGCTCTAGGTACATGACTGTTGCGTAATTGAACTCGGATACGTGCTAGCAGTTCTTCAAACCGAAATGGTTTGGTAATGTAATCATCAGCACCTCCCTCTAGTCCTGCGACCGTATCATCCACACCATCACGGGCAGTCAGGACGATAATGGGGAAGGTTTCTCCTCTTCCCCGCAACTCTTGCAGTACATCCAAGCCATCTTTATCTGGCAAACCCAGATCGAGAATCAACAAGTCAAAATTATTACTATCCGCCAGACTCAATGCATCGCTAGCCTTGATGACGACTGTGGTTATGAACCCGTGTGCTTTTAACCCAGTTTCCAGAAAGGCTGTGATGCGAAGATTGTCTTCGGCGATAAGAATCCGATTCATAAATTCGGTGCTCTTCGTCAGACGCAAGGGGAATCACAAGAGTGAAGGTAGACCCATGACCCAGACGACTAACAAGTTCGACCCATCCACCATGAGCTTGAGCGATCGCTTGCACAATCGCCAATCCCAACCCATGCCCTTCACACTGGTCTTCTTTCGTCGCCCTTACAAAACGCTCAAAAATGCGTTTTTGGTCTTCTGGGGCAATTCCAACTCCTGTATCGCTTACCCAAATATAAACACGATCCCCTTTTACAGAGGAACCAAGTGTAATGCTATCATTATTGCTCGTGTGGCGAACTGCATTCTGAATTAAATTCATCACCGCTTGAGTTAACCTCTGACGGTCAACCACGATCGGACTCAACCCTTTAGATTCCAACCGCCAATCCCGATTGGCAAGCGATCGCGCTTTGAGATATATTTCCTCTGTCAGCCAATCTAGTTCTTCTGGCTTTAACCTGAGAAAATCTGGACGTTCTGTTTTTGCTAGCAGTAGTAAGTCATTAACCAGGCGACTCATGCGGTCTAACTCATCCATCACCAAGGCAATAGTCACCTCTTGTTTTTCTGGGCAAAACGGTAACATTTCCAGATGACCCTGAATCACCGTAATGGGAGTCCGCAGTTCATGACTAACATCGTTGAGAAACTTTTGCTGGCTATCAAAGGCAAACTGTAGCCGATCCAGCATTTCATTAAAAGTTTTCGTCAACTCCGCTATTTCATCCGCTCCCTTCACAGGAATACGCTGTGTCATATCTGACTCAGTAATAGACTGAGCCGTTTTCGTTAGCAAACGTAGAGGATAAAGTACCCTACCAGCCGTAACCCATGCTAGTAAGAAAAAGATGAGCAGAACAATCAGTGTGACTTGCATGACCAAGGAAATGGCATTCGTTCCCGCTTGAAAGGCAGCTGAAGCATCATGAATTGCAATAAACATGGCTCTTTCTTCGCCTACACTGACTGGGTATGCTACATAACGAATCCTTTGTGTAGAAGTTTGTATGTAACCGTTTTTTGGTTCCTTAAGTTGAGTCCAGCGCTGTATCAGGGCTGGATACTGCTCTAAAAGCTCAGAAGGTAAAATCGGGCTGTATTTGTAAATTTCGTCGTTGATGAGAGTAATAATATACTCATTACGTGTAGGAGCATAACTAGCCAAAAATTTATCAAACAATGCAGCAGTCTCTACTGGATTTTCCGATCGCTTTGCACTATACTGCTTTTCCAGTAACTTAAATCGCGCTACTTCTTTAGCCAAAGAAGCGTCAGATCTTGCTTTTAAATCATCACAATATATCTGGCGAGTTGTTTGGATAGAAAAGATTGCCGTACAAGCTGTTAGCAGAAAGTACCAAACTAACAGACGGGCGCGGACGCTATGGAAAGTTCTGCGCCATCCTTGTGGAGGTGGATACTTTGCTACTATTCCTGTAGATTTGCTGTTCGCTTGATATTTATTCGCCATATTTCTACAAGTCGTTTGCCAACCTCATCCAGTTTCCGCAAGCAAAGTAAATTAGCCGTGAAGCTTTGGTGAAAAAATTTTAATAAAAGGGAGTAGGGAGTGGGGAGTAGGGAGTAGGGATTCAAGAGACTAACAACTAACAACTAACCATTTGACACCTATCCTCATCTGACATAAACTGATATGCTACGACCTGTAATAACAGTTTTCCATCTTAATTGTAATTAAACGTGGCTCATAACTACCAGCGTGCCAAACTCAGAGGTAAATCCTTCAAAGGGCAAGACTTAACAGGCGCAGATTTCTCCTATTCAGATATCCGAGGTGCTGACTTTACGGGTGCCTTCCTTAAAGGAGCAAACTTCAGTCATGTTAAAGCGGGACTGCAACGTCGTTGGGTAATTGCCACAGTCATTATTGCATTACTACTATCAGCTATATCGGGATTGCTATCAGCTACTGGTGGTTCTCTCATAGGATGTATTCTCGCTAATGGGAACCGTGAAAATACTTATGTAGCTGCCGTTAGTTTAACAGTGTTGTTTGTCTTTTTTCTCATCACTATGCGCCAAGGAGTAGCAGCCGCTTTTGGTTTTTTGGCAGTAGCAGTGACATGGACAGCTGTAGCAGGAGTCACATGGGCTGGGATAGTAGCAGTGACATGGGCGAGGGCTGGAACTCAGACAGGAATTATGGAATTGGCAACATTTGTGGCAGTCGTCGTCACAGGAGCGATCGCAGCGCTCGCCGCAGCGACGGGTGTTGTTATTATAGCAGGGGCAGCAGCGATGGCAGGGGCTGTTGCTGGATTATTGGCAGTCGCAGTGACAGTGTCTGTAGCAGGGGCTGTCGCTGGGGTAGGAGTGGTAGCAGCCGTTAGGATAGGAGGTCCGGTCGTAGGATCGTTAGCAGGAGCAGTCGCAGTCTTGACAATATTCCTGTCTGCTGACATTGGTTGTCGCGCACTCTTTGAAGATGAAAGACAAATCTGGGTTCGCAATGTTGCTCTGGATTTTGTCACAAGGCGTGGAACGAATTTTCAAGGTAGCAATTTGACAGATGCCAACTTTACACAGGCAAGACTAAAAAACACCAATTTCAACAAATCTATCCTGACACGTACTTGCTGGTTTCAGGCAAAAATGCTGAATCGGGCTGATGTTAGGGATTCTTATCTTGAAGATAAGAATTTACGACAACTGCTAGTTACAAAAGATTTACAAGGCAAAACTCTTGATGGCTGGGATTTACAAAGTATGAATTTGCAGGGCGCAAATTTGAAAGATGCTAGCTTCATTGCAGCCAAGCTAAATGAATCGAATTTGCAAGATGCCGATCTTTCCAGAGCAAATCTTACAGGAACACAACTAGACAAAACAGATTTGAGAGGTGCAACTCTGACAGGTACATACATCGGAGACTGGGGCGTTACTCCGGAGACAAAGCTAGATGGCGTACATTGTGACTATATTTTTATGTACGTGCCAACAAAAGATAATCCCAATCCCCATCGTCTACCTGCTAACTGGGATCGGACGTTTAAAGAAGGTGAATTTACTCAATTAATGACCCCGGTGCCTAAGTTATCAAAGATTTAGATCGCTCCAAACGTCTCTCCCATAGGTCAAGAACATCCATCCTTCAAAACAATTGGGTTGTCAAATTGTTTTTAATCTTGAATGGTTCTGCTCTTGCTAAATATACTGAAGGTAAAGTATCCATTAGTATCGCACTTTCAACTATAATTTTTAGGTCAATTGTTATAAATCTTAATTATTAGTGATATTTTATTTACCATCAAAAAATGTAACATATATGTACTGTAAAATACACTTAGAGAACAAAATTGAAAGAAAAACTAAGTAAACTTCTGCATTTATTAGGTTTTAGTTAATCAAGGAGTGCCTGGTGGAATATCTTATTTATTCTCTGATGGACAGTGCTTACGCGGAAGCAACTGTAGAAGATGAATTTAGTTTGCCAGAGTTTAAATTAACGTTAGATTGGAAAAAACTTTTTAAATCGACTTGGCTTACGTATGCTACGGCTACAGCCTTGTTTGCAATTTTAGCCCAATCTCAAGTCGTGTCAGCCGCTTACTCCGGTCCTGGTAGATATTATGTCAGCACAAATGGTAGTTGTCTCAATATTCGTACAGGTCCATCGACTTATTACTCTAGAGTAGCTTGCTACCGCAATGGCTCTCGACTTCCAAATGTTAGAGGATATACAAGAGGATTCGCTCGCTTGTCTACTGGCTATTATGCTTCTACAAGATGGATTAACCGGAGACCTGGTAGTGGACATACTCCCGGTCTTGGTGTTGGTGGTCGTGTCTTGAGTTTGGGTTCTCAAGGATCTGCTGTTAGAAGAGTTCAAAGAATTTTGGGAATAACACCTACCGGATACTACGGTACTGCAACTGCAAGAGCAGTCCGAAACTTCCAGCAAAACAACAGCATATACCCAGTAGATGGAAGAGTTGGACCGGAAACCAGAAGAGCATTAAATCAATATGCAAACACGGGTTACACGCCTAACTACGATGATGACTACCTCTACCGTAATCGCGATCGCTACGATACTACTTACCTGTACTCTAGCCCCGATCGCTACTATGATGACTCCCTCTATCGTAACCGCGATCGCTACGATACTGATTACCTCTACTCTAGCCCCGATCGCTACTATGATGATGACTATCTCTATCGTAATCGCGATCGCAATAACGACTATTACAGTTACAACAGCGATTACAGCACGGGTGGTCGAGATGTCCTTTCAAGAGGTTCTCGAGGTAGTGCTGTTAGAGAAATTCAGAGATATCTGGGTGTGCGAGTGACGGGTAATTACAATCGTGCAACAGAAAGAGCAGTCAGAAACTTTCAAGCCAAAAATGGCTTACCTGTAACTGGAGTTGTTGATTCAAATACCCGAATGTTTTTAGGGTTATAAACTGTAAATTGAAACCGATACACCTTTACCCAAAGCTTGACTTTTTAGGGATATTGAGGTACTATCTTCAGACGCTTGATTAGTGCGGGATGCAAAAGCTTACTTGGCGTGAGAACCTTGAAACACTTAGCACAAACTAATTGTTAAAAACTGAATACATTTTTAAGTCTCGTACTGAATTAATTTCAGTATCTCTAACTGGGGATTAGTGGTCAAGGAACCTAAGCCATGGGGCAAGGGAACCAAGCCAAATGGCACTTCTAGTTGAGCGAACTTATACCGTGGAGTTGGGTTTGTACAGATTTATCTACTTGTGGGTAGCTTTGTCCAAACTTTTAGAAGCGGTTAAGTGGTTAATAACCTCTTGTAGGATGGGCATCCTTGCCCGTCCTAAATATAATGGAGGCAGAAATGCCTATCCCATAAAATCCTAACCACCAACGGTGACAGGCGAGACGCCTATCCCACTCCACAAAATCCTAACCACCAACGGTGACAGGCGAGACGCCTATCCCACTCCACAAAATCCTAACAACTAACGGTGACAGGCGAGACGCCTATCCCACTCCACAAAATCCTAACAACTAACGGTGACAGGCGAGACGCCTATCCTACTCCACTAACAACTAACAACTAACGGTGACAGGCGAGACGCCTATCCCACTCCACTAACAACTAACGGTGACAGGCGAGACGCCCATCCCACTCCACTAACAACTAACGGTGACAGGCGAGACGCCTATCCTACTCCACTAACAACTAACGGTGACAGGCGAGACGCCTATCCTACTCCACTAACAACTAACAACTAACAACTAACAACTAAGTATTTTCAAAGATGATGAATCGGTATCTCAACAACAAATTCAGTGCCTTGACCCAACTTGCTACGACAGTAAAGTTTCCCTCCATGTTTCTCAACGATCTGGTAGCTAATTGACAGCCCTAAACCCGTACCAACACCAACAGGTTTCGTCGTAAAAAATGGATCAAATAGTCGATTTTGAACTTCTGGAGTCATACCCGAACCATTGTCAGCAATGCAAATAGCAACATAATTACCCTTAACTATCTCAGTATTTATGCGGATTTTAGGATGGAAAATTTGAGATTCTTGCAGTAAAGAACTCTTACCACATCCGAAAGTTGTCAATGCAAGCTGTGAATTGTAAATTGCAAAATTGCTTCGACTCCATTGCTCTTCCAACGCATCAATGGCATTTGCAAGCAAATTCATAAACACTTGGTTTAGCTGTCCGGCGTAGCAAGCAATTGGCCCAAGAGGCTCATAATTTTTAATAACTTCAATTTCAGGACGAGTTGTTGTTGCCTTGAGTCGATGTTGTAAAATCATGAGTGTACTGTCAATTCCCTCACGAATATCCACTGCTTTCATTTGGGCTTCATCATGACGGGAAAAGCTGCGTAACGAACGGACAATTTCACGAATGCGATCGGCTCCCATTTTCATGGAAGTTAACAGCTTTGGCAAGTCCATCATCAAAAAGTCCAAATCAACAGCTTCGATTTCCTCAAGAATTTCTAGAGAGGGCTGGGGATATGTTTGCTGGTAAAGTTTCAGCAAATTTAACAAATCCTCTACGTAGCCATTGGCATGAACTATATTGCCAAAAATAAAATTGACTGGATTGTTGATTTCATGGGCGACTCCAGCAACCAGTTGTCCCAGACTGGACATTTTTTCACTTTGTACAAGTTGAGTTTGCGTTTTTTTCAGTTCTTCTAAAGTTCTTTCAAGTTGATATGCTTGTTTTTGGGCATTGACTGCAGCTTGACGAGTGTGTCGATAAAGTTCAGCTTGGTTGACAGCGATCGCTAACTGAGCAATAACTGCTTGTAAAAGTTCTACTTCACTATCAGTCCAAGGACGCGGGTAACTGCATTGAGCGCAGGATATAACTCCAATGTCACCAGAACGTGTTTTAAACGGTAACTGTATTGTTGATTGGTATCCCAAAGATTGAACTAACTGCCGAAAATTGGAATCAGCAAAAGTTGCCACATCATCTATCCGAACGATTTCTTGGTTTAACAGCTGCTGATGAACCGAACCAATAAGAATCTCCGGGTAACAACCCAGTACTGCAGGTAAATTTGGATTTCTTGCTTCCTTGATAGCTTCCCAAATTGGTGGGTTGGTATCTGGTTTGTACCAACAGAAGGTACAACGATCAATTTGCAACAACTGCTGTATTTCTTGGATTGCTGTTTCAATAACTGTATCTAGGTCAAGAGAGTTACGGATTTGACTCGCTAACCTATTGAGTAGTTGCTCTCTCTTTGCTAGCGCTCGAAACTGTGCTGCTGATTTGCCAACACCCGTTTCAGCCCACTTGGGTTGTGAAATGTCTCTAATAGTTGTGGCTAATGCTGTTTGTTTCTTAACCACTGCCTCTTGAGTGTACTTGCCTTCGGTAATGATTTCAGAAGAGAAAATTGTGCCGCCTATTTCACCATTGCTGTCATACCAAGGGTAACCCTTCCATTTCACCCACTCCACAGAACCATCTTCCCGGACAAAACTGTCAGTTGACGCGTTTTCGGTATAACCAGTCAAACACAGTTGATGCACTGTTTTCCATATGTCGGGAGTTTGAGGAAAAACCTCATAATGCTCGCGACCAATATAGCTTTCCTGTTGGAAACCGTAGTCTGTTAACCATCTGCGGGTGGCTGCCATGTAACGCATGTGGCGGTCAAACATGGCCACTGCTGTGGGTGTATACTCCAAAAACAGTTGGAATTCTGGACAGTTGTGCAAGTACATAAATTGGCCAGGGGGTGCTTGATGTGCTGCCAAGGTGTTAAATTATTGGGATGAAGACATTGTTAGTAATGTAACTATTGTGTAGTTACTTTCGCTTCCGAGTTTTCTCCTAATTTTAGTACTAGTTGTCAATAGAAATTATTAATAAGTGTGGTTTTCGTAAAATGGGACTCCAGTGTTTTGAAAGTATACAAAAGCAACATTTGAATTCTCATTTTAGTCACCAGAAATATTTTGACAAAGGTTGCAATTCCTAACGAATCTTGATTTAGACGATTTTTTGTGTATGAAATCAATATCCACTTTTTGGTCTTAAATAAAACATTAGCTTTATTTATCATGGAAAAAGTTGGACAGAATTTTTGTAAATAGGTAGATTAACTTGAGTAGGGCGAATACGGAAAAACCCAGCTTTTTTAAACTGGGTCTTTGCATTGAGATCATTGTACTTTATTATTTGGCACGATTGCTTAACTAAAATTTTACGTACTTATACCAAAGTAATCTTGCACGATTTGCAAAATTCGCTTTGAGGCTTGCCCATCCCCAAAGGGATTAATCGCGTTTGCCATTGTTTCATAAGCAGTTAGATTGGTTAGTAATTCAACTGCATTGGCACAAATATTCTCACTTGCAGTTCCCACCAGTTTAGCAGTACCCGCAGTCACCGCCTCTGGTCTTTCTGTGGTTTCTCTCAGCACCAGTACTGGTTTTCCCAAACTTGGTGCTTCTTCCTGCAAACCACCAGAATCAGTCAGCACAAGATGCGATCGCATAATCGCTCCCACAAGTTCGGCATAATCCAAAGGTTCTGTCAGA
This genomic interval from Scytonema hofmannii PCC 7110 contains the following:
- a CDS encoding peptidoglycan-binding protein is translated as MEYLIYSLMDSAYAEATVEDEFSLPEFKLTLDWKKLFKSTWLTYATATALFAILAQSQVVSAAYSGPGRYYVSTNGSCLNIRTGPSTYYSRVACYRNGSRLPNVRGYTRGFARLSTGYYASTRWINRRPGSGHTPGLGVGGRVLSLGSQGSAVRRVQRILGITPTGYYGTATARAVRNFQQNNSIYPVDGRVGPETRRALNQYANTGYTPNYDDDYLYRNRDRYDTTYLYSSPDRYYDDSLYRNRDRYDTDYLYSSPDRYYDDDYLYRNRDRNNDYYSYNSDYSTGGRDVLSRGSRGSAVREIQRYLGVRVTGNYNRATERAVRNFQAKNGLPVTGVVDSNTRMFLGL
- a CDS encoding ATP-binding protein; amino-acid sequence: MYLHNCPEFQLFLEYTPTAVAMFDRHMRYMAATRRWLTDYGFQQESYIGREHYEVFPQTPDIWKTVHQLCLTGYTENASTDSFVREDGSVEWVKWKGYPWYDSNGEIGGTIFSSEIITEGKYTQEAVVKKQTALATTIRDISQPKWAETGVGKSAAQFRALAKREQLLNRLASQIRNSLDLDTVIETAIQEIQQLLQIDRCTFCWYKPDTNPPIWEAIKEARNPNLPAVLGCYPEILIGSVHQQLLNQEIVRIDDVATFADSNFRQLVQSLGYQSTIQLPFKTRSGDIGVISCAQCSYPRPWTDSEVELLQAVIAQLAIAVNQAELYRHTRQAAVNAQKQAYQLERTLEELKKTQTQLVQSEKMSSLGQLVAGVAHEINNPVNFIFGNIVHANGYVEDLLNLLKLYQQTYPQPSLEILEEIEAVDLDFLMMDLPKLLTSMKMGADRIREIVRSLRSFSRHDEAQMKAVDIREGIDSTLMILQHRLKATTTRPEIEVIKNYEPLGPIACYAGQLNQVFMNLLANAIDALEEQWSRSNFAIYNSQLALTTFGCGKSSLLQESQIFHPKIRINTEIVKGNYVAICIADNGSGMTPEVQNRLFDPFFTTKPVGVGTGLGLSISYQIVEKHGGKLYCRSKLGQGTEFVVEIPIHHL